From the genome of Gracilinanus agilis isolate LMUSP501 chromosome 2, AgileGrace, whole genome shotgun sequence, one region includes:
- the ATRAID gene encoding all-trans retinoic acid-induced differentiation factor isoform X3 has protein sequence MVLDGLAGFLAWVSRAMALLLVLSAGRSLAVPEVCKYCPGPVHDTSEVDYYCKQRQELKLYARCCLTEQGTIVGLDLQNCSLKVLDLNFVEAHSAIVLDLQANPFLNISTSVFRNFTELQILVLPPNIDCPGGDYAWDNVTRGPDNYTCLGQRSQCNSTMEQALCPENAYCVPDGPGLFQCLCTSGFHGYKCLREGSFPLLMFSGILGTTTFCISILLWGTQLRKIKAS, from the exons ATGGTGCTGGATGGACTCGCGGGGTTTCTGGCCTGGGTGTCCAGGGCTATGGCCCTGCTCCTCGTTCTGAGCGCGGGAAGGTCCCTGGCGGTGCCCGAG GTATGCAAATATTGTCCAGGGCCAGTTCATGATACTTCAGAGGTTGACTATTACTGTAAGCAGAGACAAGAGTTAAAGCTGTATGCTCGATGCTGTCTGACTGAACAGGGCACCAttgtggg ACTAGATCTTCAGAACTGTTCCCTGAAAGTACTGGATCTGAACTTTGTTGAGGCCCATTCTGCCATTGTTTT AGACCTACAAGCAAACCCCTTCCTGAATATATCTACCTCAGTCTTCCGTAACTTCACTGAGCTCCAGATACT GGTGCTGCCACCAAATATAGACTGTCCTGGAGGGGATTATGCCTGGGATAATGTCACCCGTGGCCCTGACAACTATACCTGCCTTGGGCAAAGAAGTCAATGCAATAGCACCATGGAGCAAG CTTTGTGCCCTGAAAATGCATACTGTGTCCCAGATGGCCCAGGCCTCTTCCAGTGTCTTTGTACTAGTGGCTTCCATGGCTACAAGTGTCTGCGAGAG GGTTCCTTCCCACTCCTTATGTTCTCTGGAATCCTAGGCACTACCACCTTTTGCATCTCCATCTTGCTCTGGGGGACCCAGCTTCGAAAAATCAAAGCCTCCTGA
- the ATRAID gene encoding all-trans retinoic acid-induced differentiation factor isoform X1, producing the protein MVLDGLAGFLAWVSRAMALLLVLSAGRSLAVPEVLKRESVCKYCPGPVHDTSEVDYYCKQRQELKLYARCCLTEQGTIVGLDLQNCSLKVLDLNFVEAHSAIVLDLQANPFLNISTSVFRNFTELQILVLPPNIDCPGGDYAWDNVTRGPDNYTCLGQRSQCNSTMEQALCPENAYCVPDGPGLFQCLCTSGFHGYKCLREGSFPLLMFSGILGTTTFCISILLWGTQLRKIKAS; encoded by the exons ATGGTGCTGGATGGACTCGCGGGGTTTCTGGCCTGGGTGTCCAGGGCTATGGCCCTGCTCCTCGTTCTGAGCGCGGGAAGGTCCCTGGCGGTGCCCGAGGTACTGAAGAGGGAGTCG GTATGCAAATATTGTCCAGGGCCAGTTCATGATACTTCAGAGGTTGACTATTACTGTAAGCAGAGACAAGAGTTAAAGCTGTATGCTCGATGCTGTCTGACTGAACAGGGCACCAttgtggg ACTAGATCTTCAGAACTGTTCCCTGAAAGTACTGGATCTGAACTTTGTTGAGGCCCATTCTGCCATTGTTTT AGACCTACAAGCAAACCCCTTCCTGAATATATCTACCTCAGTCTTCCGTAACTTCACTGAGCTCCAGATACT GGTGCTGCCACCAAATATAGACTGTCCTGGAGGGGATTATGCCTGGGATAATGTCACCCGTGGCCCTGACAACTATACCTGCCTTGGGCAAAGAAGTCAATGCAATAGCACCATGGAGCAAG CTTTGTGCCCTGAAAATGCATACTGTGTCCCAGATGGCCCAGGCCTCTTCCAGTGTCTTTGTACTAGTGGCTTCCATGGCTACAAGTGTCTGCGAGAG GGTTCCTTCCCACTCCTTATGTTCTCTGGAATCCTAGGCACTACCACCTTTTGCATCTCCATCTTGCTCTGGGGGACCCAGCTTCGAAAAATCAAAGCCTCCTGA
- the ATRAID gene encoding all-trans retinoic acid-induced differentiation factor isoform X2 yields the protein MVLDGLAGFLAWVSRAMALLLVLSAGRSLAVPEVLKRESVCKYCPGPVHDTSEVDYYCKQRQELKLYARCCLTEQGTIVGLDLQNCSLKVLDLNFVEAHSAIVLDLQANPFLNISTSVFRNFTELQILVLPPNIDCPGGDYAWDNVTRGPDNYTCLGQRSQCNSTMEQALCPENAYCVPDGPGLFQCLCTSGFHGYKCLREALPPFASPSCSGGPSFEKSKPPDSDLPIDLKIK from the exons ATGGTGCTGGATGGACTCGCGGGGTTTCTGGCCTGGGTGTCCAGGGCTATGGCCCTGCTCCTCGTTCTGAGCGCGGGAAGGTCCCTGGCGGTGCCCGAGGTACTGAAGAGGGAGTCG GTATGCAAATATTGTCCAGGGCCAGTTCATGATACTTCAGAGGTTGACTATTACTGTAAGCAGAGACAAGAGTTAAAGCTGTATGCTCGATGCTGTCTGACTGAACAGGGCACCAttgtggg ACTAGATCTTCAGAACTGTTCCCTGAAAGTACTGGATCTGAACTTTGTTGAGGCCCATTCTGCCATTGTTTT AGACCTACAAGCAAACCCCTTCCTGAATATATCTACCTCAGTCTTCCGTAACTTCACTGAGCTCCAGATACT GGTGCTGCCACCAAATATAGACTGTCCTGGAGGGGATTATGCCTGGGATAATGTCACCCGTGGCCCTGACAACTATACCTGCCTTGGGCAAAGAAGTCAATGCAATAGCACCATGGAGCAAG CTTTGTGCCCTGAAAATGCATACTGTGTCCCAGATGGCCCAGGCCTCTTCCAGTGTCTTTGTACTAGTGGCTTCCATGGCTACAAGTGTCTGCGAGAG GCACTACCACCTTTTGCATCTCCATCTTGCTCTGGGGGACCCAGCTTCGAAAAATCAAAGCCTCCTGATTCAGACCTTCCTATCGACCTAAAAATCAAATAA